DNA from Hyphomicrobiales bacterium:
CTTCCCAATGGCGTGACATTGATTGCGGAGGCCGTGGCGGCGGTCGATGCCGAAGCCAAAACCGTTTCGACCGAAGGTGGCCAAACACTCGACTATGATTGGTTGGTGTTGGCGCCCGGCTTGGTTCTCGATCACGACGCCATTGAAGGGTTCTCGCTGGATATGGTCGGCGAAAACGGCATCGGTGCTCTTTACGCTGGCCCCGAGTACGCCGCCCGAACCTGGCAGGCGGCCCAGCGCTTCACCGAAGAAGGCGGCACCGGCCTTTTCACCCGCCCGGCGACTGAAATGAAATGCGCGGGTGCGCCGCTGAAGCACACGTTCCTGATCGAGGACATTGGCGACCGTGCGGGCACCCGCAGCCGAATGAACATGGTCTACGCCGCGCCGCAGGGCTCGCTGTTCGGTGTGCCCATCGTGGCGGAAAAAGTGCGCATGTTGTTCGAGCATCGCGACATTGCCGCCGTCCATGGCTACACGCTAAAATCCGTCGATGCGGGGCGTAAGCGCGCCACGTTTGCAACATCGAGCGGAGACGCGGAGATGGCGTACGATTATCTCCACGTTATCCCGCCGCAACGGGCGCCGGAATTCATCCGCCAGTCCGGTCTCTCCTGGGCCGATCGTTGGGTTGATCAGGGCTGGGTTGAGGTTGATCCCCAAACTCTGCGACATCGCCGGTATGACGACATCTTTGCGGTTGGCGATATTGCCGGTGTTCCCAAAGGCAAGACGGCGGCCAGCGTGAAATGGCAGGTGCCGGTGGTTGAAGATCATCTGGTTGCTGCGATCTCCGGTGAGGACGGAACCGAGCTCTATGATGGTTACACATCCTGCCCGCTTATCACGCGTGTTGGGCGGGCGATGCTGATTGAGTTCGACTATGGCAACAATCTGGTTCCCTCGTTCCCCGGCGTGATCGCGCCGCTGGAAGAGCTTTGGATCAGCTGGTTGATGA
Protein-coding regions in this window:
- a CDS encoding FAD-dependent oxidoreductase translates to MLDRRQFLSATALAGAMTGLGGLAWPAAGSTQTAPISTNARIVIVGAGAAGTALANRLSRRLDGATITIIDPRPQHLYQPGLTLVAAGLKPADYVVSQTTDWLPNGVTLIAEAVAAVDAEAKTVSTEGGQTLDYDWLVLAPGLVLDHDAIEGFSLDMVGENGIGALYAGPEYAARTWQAAQRFTEEGGTGLFTRPATEMKCAGAPLKHTFLIEDIGDRAGTRSRMNMVYAAPQGSLFGVPIVAEKVRMLFEHRDIAAVHGYTLKSVDAGRKRATFATSSGDAEMAYDYLHVIPPQRAPEFIRQSGLSWADRWVDQGWVEVDPQTLRHRRYDDIFAVGDIAGVPKGKTAASVKWQVPVVEDHLVAAISGEDGTELYDGYTSCPLITRVGRAMLIEFDYGNNLVPSFPGVIAPLEELWISWLMKEVALKATYNAMLRGRA